One Candidatus Zixiibacteriota bacterium DNA segment encodes these proteins:
- a CDS encoding TldD/PmbA family protein, whose translation MKDKLNNVLDWLKEKKVDYADARFVRIESEAIRVTDGIVDTLTKDVNVGVGIRVLHDGAWGFAAVASVKEADIKKTANKALQTARASATTVKEKAKLAEVKAYKDHYKSPCEKDPFSIPVDDKVGLLMELSDRLRSDSKIKTAEASADFYKTNKVFCSTEGAAIEQDIIESGAGYTATSYDGKEVQKRSYPNSHRGDFATRGYEFIEEMKLLDNVDRTREEAIQLLTADDCPDAETDIIICGSQMALQVHESCGHPSELDRVLGTEISLAGGSFMQIDGLNKLKYGSDIVNIFADATIPGALGSFGYDDEGVKAQRAPIIQNGLHVGYLTSRETAPIIGQTSNGTMRADGWNRLPLIRMTNINLEPGEWKLEDLIADTRDGIFFDMNKVWSIDDKRLNFQFGVECAWEIKSGKLGRMLKNPLYTGMTPKFWNSCDAICNRNYWHIWGVPNCGKGEPMQTARVAHGAAPARFRKVKVGVSK comes from the coding sequence ATGAAGGATAAACTTAATAATGTCCTCGACTGGCTGAAAGAGAAAAAGGTCGACTATGCCGACGCCCGGTTTGTCCGGATCGAAAGCGAAGCGATTCGGGTAACCGACGGTATTGTCGACACTCTTACCAAAGATGTCAATGTCGGGGTGGGTATCCGGGTTCTTCATGACGGTGCCTGGGGTTTTGCGGCGGTGGCCTCGGTGAAAGAAGCGGATATCAAGAAAACGGCCAATAAGGCGCTGCAGACAGCGCGCGCCTCGGCCACCACGGTCAAAGAAAAAGCTAAGCTGGCCGAGGTGAAAGCATACAAAGACCATTACAAGTCACCCTGCGAAAAGGACCCGTTTTCGATCCCGGTCGATGATAAGGTCGGTCTGCTGATGGAACTCTCGGACCGGTTGCGCAGCGACAGCAAGATCAAAACGGCCGAAGCCTCGGCCGATTTCTACAAAACCAACAAGGTTTTCTGCTCCACCGAGGGGGCGGCTATCGAGCAGGATATTATCGAATCGGGCGCCGGGTACACGGCCACTTCTTACGACGGCAAAGAAGTTCAGAAACGTTCTTACCCCAATTCGCACCGCGGGGATTTTGCCACCCGGGGATATGAGTTTATCGAGGAAATGAAGCTTCTGGATAATGTCGACCGCACCCGCGAGGAAGCCATACAGCTTCTGACGGCCGATGATTGTCCCGACGCGGAGACCGATATTATAATTTGCGGCTCGCAAATGGCGCTGCAAGTGCATGAATCGTGCGGCCACCCTTCAGAGCTTGACCGGGTTCTGGGGACCGAGATATCCCTGGCCGGCGGGTCATTCATGCAGATAGACGGCCTCAACAAGCTCAAGTACGGCTCGGACATTGTCAATATCTTCGCTGATGCCACCATTCCGGGGGCGCTCGGTTCGTTCGGGTATGATGATGAGGGAGTCAAGGCGCAGCGGGCGCCGATTATTCAGAACGGCCTCCATGTCGGATATCTCACCAGCCGCGAAACTGCCCCGATAATCGGACAGACCTCCAACGGCACCATGCGGGCCGACGGATGGAACCGCCTACCCTTGATCCGGATGACCAATATTAACCTCGAACCGGGGGAATGGAAACTGGAAGACCTTATCGCCGATACCAGAGACGGGATATTCTTTGATATGAACAAGGTCTGGTCGATTGACGACAAACGTCTCAATTTTCAATTCGGCGTGGAATGCGCCTGGGAAATCAAAAGCGGAAAATTGGGGCGGATGCTCAAAAATCCGCTCTATACGGGCATGACGCCGAAATTCTGGAATTCCTGTGATGCTATCTGCAATCGGAATTACTGGCATATCTGGGGGGTCCCCAACTGCGGCAAGGGCGAACCGATGCAGACCGCGCGCGTGGCCCACGGAGCGGCGCCGGCCAGATTCCGCAAAGTGAAAGTCGGGGTGAGCAAATGA
- a CDS encoding TldD/PmbA family protein yields the protein MIGKDKLFELFEKVAKSSKADETEIVYIGSNFGLTRFANSIIHQNVNEANCKILIRTILGKKIGVASTNSLSYADLKATLSNSIEIAKYQKDNKHFPGLPGPEKYAEINTYFENTALYSPKDRARQVKKIFIRANKRKFLTAGAFATGDGEIAVFNTKGVRCYQTVTNASVNIIAMSGTSSGYSVGLSRKVEDIDAVVLADIAVEKAYLGKKPKPLEAGDYEVILEPAAVAALIEWVNYIGFGSKAYIDKTSFLSDNIGKKVMADSVTMYDDGLDQAAISMPFDFEGVPKKKVYFIEKGIGKGVVFDRITGNREGVPSTGHGLTASDHGQGAIPLNIFIETGNKSLAEMIASVKRGVLVTRFHYINGFIDTPKLVLTGMTRDGTYLIEDGQIKHGVKNLRFTDSMLRAFSTVKGISPERQLIPSWWDSVGCIAAPAFHLGAFKFTGTTDF from the coding sequence ATGATTGGAAAAGATAAACTGTTCGAACTGTTCGAGAAAGTGGCCAAATCGAGCAAAGCGGATGAAACCGAAATCGTGTATATTGGAAGCAACTTTGGATTAACCCGCTTTGCCAATTCCATCATTCATCAGAATGTCAATGAGGCCAACTGCAAGATTCTTATTCGCACCATTCTCGGAAAGAAAATCGGCGTGGCCTCCACAAATTCGCTGTCTTATGCCGACCTTAAAGCGACTTTGAGCAACTCAATCGAGATTGCCAAATATCAGAAGGACAATAAGCATTTTCCCGGCCTGCCCGGCCCGGAGAAGTATGCCGAAATCAACACCTATTTCGAAAATACCGCCCTCTATTCTCCCAAAGACAGGGCCCGACAGGTGAAGAAGATCTTTATCCGTGCTAATAAGCGGAAATTCCTCACGGCCGGCGCTTTCGCCACCGGCGACGGGGAGATTGCCGTATTTAACACGAAAGGTGTCCGCTGCTATCAGACCGTCACCAACGCCAGTGTCAATATCATTGCTATGTCGGGAACCTCCTCCGGTTATTCGGTGGGACTCTCGCGGAAGGTAGAGGACATCGATGCCGTGGTCTTGGCTGATATCGCCGTGGAAAAGGCCTATCTGGGCAAAAAACCGAAACCGCTCGAGGCGGGTGATTATGAGGTCATTCTGGAACCGGCCGCTGTAGCGGCTCTGATCGAATGGGTCAATTACATCGGGTTCGGCTCCAAGGCCTATATCGACAAGACCTCTTTTCTCTCTGACAATATCGGCAAGAAAGTGATGGCTGACTCGGTGACAATGTATGATGACGGTCTCGATCAGGCGGCCATTTCGATGCCGTTTGATTTTGAGGGCGTGCCCAAGAAGAAAGTATATTTTATCGAGAAGGGGATTGGCAAGGGTGTTGTTTTTGACCGGATAACCGGCAACCGGGAAGGGGTTCCCTCGACCGGCCACGGCTTGACCGCCAGCGATCACGGGCAGGGAGCAATTCCGTTGAATATCTTTATCGAAACGGGAAACAAATCCCTAGCGGAGATGATCGCCTCGGTCAAGCGGGGCGTGCTCGTGACCCGATTCCACTATATCAACGGGTTTATCGACACCCCCAAATTGGTGCTGACCGGGATGACCCGTGACGGCACTTATCTGATTGAAGACGGCCAGATAAAGCATGGGGTCAAGAACCTCCGGTTTACCGACTCGATGCTGCGAGCTTTTTCGACCGTCAAGGGGATTTCGCCTGAAAGGCAATTGATCCCCTCCTGGTGGGATTCGGTCGGCTGTATTGCGGCTCCAGCGTTTCATCTGGGGGCGTTCAAGTTCACTGGAACGACCGATTTTTAG
- a CDS encoding response regulator, translating to MTETPQIEGRAVKILVVDDEDIVLSLVRDALEDGGYLIELANSGTAALDKAQHEYFDFILTDIRMPEYDGIELVKKIRELNPSIGVIFMTGYANLNSAKDAIKEGAFDYIMKPFELNEIRQAVRNAVKKKQKDAEKTLTNELNRLSDLNQLMYTVGDRKSLMRLSLGFALMQGKAQKGSVVFKDRADNEIGIISSGKAGENQFEESSEICKRDYFAFDSDLFNAPFITGKLEEHPCFKEFKDPRMASFLTPPWCRPGDRLVNIALKRGSNLYGFLILGFSEDSEMLQGSDLKLLSITANQIAISMENIILLEETRSAYAHLRDLQEQTIQLEKMAVKGQMSAEIGHELNNFLGVVTGNVSLLEHHLNQGNYQELDKYISAIKSNLDNIKKFTEGLMDFSSMAPKLEPCDITALVSDVADYLQVQRNFQNIRIELEKPEQPVFTIADTGQIQQLLFNLLNNAAEAIKEKSGEATGSVKFILSFDSENEAYTITVADNGAGIDPNLLERAFKQSFTTKPDGHGFGLLVCRRIIDNHKAKLYIDSTVGEGTTISVHFPILTPQAKLETAAS from the coding sequence GTGACCGAAACGCCGCAGATTGAAGGACGAGCGGTTAAAATCCTCGTGGTTGATGACGAGGATATTGTGCTTTCGCTCGTACGGGACGCTTTGGAGGATGGCGGGTATCTGATTGAGTTGGCCAATAGCGGGACCGCCGCCCTCGACAAAGCCCAGCACGAGTATTTTGATTTCATTCTCACCGATATAAGAATGCCGGAATACGACGGCATCGAATTGGTAAAGAAGATCCGCGAATTGAATCCCTCCATCGGCGTCATTTTCATGACCGGCTACGCCAACCTGAACAGCGCCAAGGATGCCATAAAAGAAGGGGCTTTTGATTATATCATGAAGCCCTTCGAATTGAACGAAATCCGTCAGGCCGTCCGTAATGCCGTCAAAAAGAAGCAGAAAGATGCCGAAAAAACCCTGACCAACGAATTGAACCGCCTTTCCGATCTCAACCAGTTGATGTATACCGTGGGCGACCGCAAATCGCTCATGCGCCTGTCACTCGGATTTGCCCTTATGCAGGGGAAAGCGCAAAAAGGCTCGGTTGTTTTCAAAGATCGCGCCGATAATGAAATCGGCATCATCTCCAGCGGAAAGGCCGGCGAGAACCAGTTTGAAGAATCATCTGAAATATGCAAACGAGACTACTTTGCTTTCGACAGTGATTTATTCAACGCGCCATTTATCACAGGAAAACTTGAGGAGCATCCCTGCTTCAAAGAATTCAAAGACCCCCGGATGGCTTCTTTCCTGACTCCCCCCTGGTGTCGTCCCGGAGATCGCCTGGTCAACATTGCCTTAAAACGGGGCAGCAACCTTTATGGATTCCTCATTCTGGGTTTTTCCGAGGATTCCGAGATGCTTCAGGGAAGCGACCTTAAGCTTCTGTCGATTACGGCCAATCAGATTGCCATCTCTATGGAAAATATTATCCTTCTCGAGGAAACCCGCTCCGCCTATGCCCACCTTCGCGACCTGCAGGAACAGACCATTCAATTGGAAAAAATGGCCGTCAAGGGCCAGATGTCGGCCGAAATCGGCCACGAATTAAATAATTTCCTGGGTGTCGTGACCGGCAATGTCTCTCTCCTGGAGCATCACCTCAATCAGGGAAATTATCAGGAGCTCGATAAATATATTAGCGCCATAAAAAGCAATCTGGATAATATTAAGAAGTTCACGGAAGGCCTGATGGATTTCTCCTCCATGGCGCCGAAACTCGAGCCGTGCGACATAACCGCGCTGGTAAGTGATGTCGCCGATTATCTTCAGGTGCAGAGAAATTTCCAGAACATCCGGATTGAGCTGGAGAAACCGGAACAGCCGGTATTCACAATTGCCGATACCGGCCAGATTCAGCAATTATTGTTTAATCTGCTGAATAATGCCGCCGAGGCGATCAAAGAGAAAAGCGGCGAGGCCACCGGCAGCGTCAAATTTATTCTCTCGTTCGATTCCGAAAATGAAGCCTATACCATAACCGTCGCCGACAACGGCGCCGGCATAGACCCGAATCTTCTGGAGAGAGCTTTCAAGCAAAGCTTTACCACCAAGCCGGATGGACACGGTTTCGGGCTTCTCGTCTGCCGGCGTATAATTGACAATCATAAGGCCAAACTCTATATCGATTCAACGGTCGGCGAGGGCACCACCATTTCCGTTCATTTCCCGATTCTGACTCCTCAGGCAAAACTCGAGACAGCCGCTTCATAA
- a CDS encoding response regulator — MDEKILIVDDTPVIRQFLIDVMTDLGFAVHTAENGRLGLDLVLQNDYALIICDVHMPVMNGLQTVLEIKKIKPEIPIIMTDSFPDKEAEEAAQAGAIRCLTKPFDLMDLKSTVDNIIKRKEIPTR; from the coding sequence ATGGATGAGAAAATTCTAATTGTCGATGATACGCCCGTGATACGGCAGTTTCTGATTGATGTTATGACCGATCTCGGCTTTGCCGTCCATACCGCCGAAAACGGCCGGTTGGGATTAGACCTGGTACTCCAGAATGATTATGCCCTTATCATCTGTGATGTCCATATGCCGGTGATGAACGGCCTGCAAACCGTCCTGGAGATAAAGAAAATAAAACCGGAAATCCCAATTATAATGACTGATTCTTTTCCCGATAAGGAAGCTGAAGAGGCGGCTCAGGCGGGGGCGATTCGTTGTCTGACCAAACCTTTCGACCTCATGGATCTGAAATCGACGGTTGACAACATTATTAAACGCAAGGAAATTCCGACAAGGTGA
- a CDS encoding response regulator produces MLTEGMENATARSVLVVDDEEVMREFLFDVLEDFAVEKASDGDEAIARLKEKQFDLIITDMKMPRVSGEEVVKFARETYPDAKIIIISGYSSLSSVGNALGYGVCAFLSKPFTIKQLRLEVEKSLSQKIEKKSGTPGGQHG; encoded by the coding sequence ATGCTCACAGAAGGTATGGAAAATGCCACGGCCAGAAGCGTCCTGGTGGTGGATGATGAAGAAGTCATGCGGGAGTTCCTGTTTGACGTTCTGGAGGATTTTGCGGTAGAGAAGGCATCGGACGGCGATGAGGCTATTGCCAGGTTGAAAGAAAAGCAGTTTGATTTGATCATCACTGATATGAAGATGCCTCGTGTTTCAGGGGAGGAAGTGGTCAAATTTGCCAGGGAAACTTATCCCGATGCCAAAATCATAATAATCTCCGGATACTCCAGTCTCTCCTCAGTGGGCAATGCCTTGGGATACGGAGTCTGCGCCTTCCTTTCCAAACCATTTACCATAAAACAGCTTCGTCTTGAAGTGGAAAAGTCGCTGTCCCAGAAAATCGAGAAAAAATCCGGCACGCCGGGAGGACAACATGGATGA